The Daucus carota subsp. sativus chromosome 9, DH1 v3.0, whole genome shotgun sequence genome window below encodes:
- the LOC108192529 gene encoding mitochondrial fission 1 protein A, with protein MGDLFNKVKSFFIGADQIPWCDSDIVAGCEREVAQTEKGSSQEKNECIMRLSWALVHSRRPDDVRRGIAMLEALLSDTDSSPEQMREKGYLLAVGYFRSGDYPRSKHMVERCLEVQPDWRQALNLEKAIEDRITRDGVIGIGIAATAAAVLAGGLATALARRS; from the exons ATGGGTGATTTGTTCAACAAAGTCAAGTCGTTTTTCATCGGCGCCGATCAAATCCCTTGGTGTGACTCCGACATTGTCGCT GGTTGTGAGAGGGAGGTTGCACAaactgagaaaggttcttctcAAGAAAAAAATGAATGCATTATGAGATTGTCATGGGCTCTTGTTCACTCAAGACGTCCAGATGATGTACGCCGCGGGATTGCTATGCTTGAAG CTCTTCTTAGTGACACTGACAGCAGCCCAGAACAAATGAGGGAAAAGGGGTACCTTCTTGCTGTTGGGTATTTCCGAAGTGGAGATTATCCTAGGAGCAAACATATGGTTGAACGCTGTTTGGAG GTTCAACCAGATTGGAGGCAGGCTTTAAATCTAGAAAAAGCAATTGAAGATCGCATTACCAGAG ATGGAGTGATAGGCATAGGCATAGCTGCCACTGCTGCAGCAGTTCTGGCCGGTGGACTTGCTACAGCACTAGCTCGTCGAAGCTGA
- the LOC108203349 gene encoding cytochrome P450 CYP94D108-like → MVDLNSSPLSLFIISLFIIIVITFLFYNKSNSRTPCPESYPLIGNLIGLIKNRHRFHDWVTDMLCTTPSLTLQVTGFLHLSHGICTADPANLHHLLRSNFDNFVKGHRFYSVLHDLLGDGIFNVDGHLWSSQRKIASYEFNTRSLKNFISYTVKLQITNTLIPRLEAACDAGEIIDLQEVLRHFTFDNICSVAFGVDSGNLMAKGSFVEAFDYAVERSSERFMLPVQMIWKMMRFFNVGSERKYREAIKVIDEFAMEVIRLKEKKWELMEGNADFSSEDLLSRFMGSTLDFGFPDQDEKRKFLRDIVISFVLAGKDSTSTALTWFFWLMSGHPRCKNLIYKELSSAVPGSGNWLESFRYEELKRSHYLQAALSETLRLFPPVPINSRLVLRDDVLPDGTRVGKGWFADYSAYAMGRMERLWGPDCREYKPERWFDGDKNYQPVDQFKFPVFHCGPRMCLGKEMANVQMKVIAGAVMNMFEVDVVDGGGCASRMNNPPYTLSLLLKMKGGLNVRLKRREQET, encoded by the exons ATGGTAGACCTAAACTCATCTCCTCTTTCACTCTTCATCATCTCCTTGttcatcatcatcgtcatcaCTTTCTTGTTCTACAACAAGTCTAACTCCAGAACCCCTTGTCCTGAATCTTATCCGCTCATCGGAAACCTCATTGGATTGATCAAGAACCGCCACCGTTTTCATGACTGGGTCACTGACATGCTCTGCACCACCCCTTCGCTTACTCTCCAAGTAACTGGTTTCCTGCACCTCTCTCACGGCATTTGCACTGCTGATCCGGCCAATCTGCACCACCTTCTCCGCTCCAACTTTGACAATTTTGTGAAAGGCCATCGATTCTACTCCGTCCTGCATGATCTCCTTGGTGATGGTATCTTTAATGTTGATGGCCATCTCTGGTCCTCTCAGCGGAAAATAGCTAGCTATGAATTCAACACCAGGTCTCTTAAGAACTTCATTTCTTATACGGTCAAGCTTCAGATCACTAATACTCTGATTCCACGTCTCGAGGCTGCTTGTGATGCTGGAGAAATCATTGACTTGCAGGAAGTGCTTCGACATTTCACTTTTGATAATATATGCAGTGTGGCATTTGGGGTTGATTCGGGGAACTTGATGGCGAAAGGGTCGTTTGTGGAGGCGTTTGATTATGCGGTGGAGAGGAGTTCGGAGAGGTTTATGTTGCCAGTGCAGATGATTTGGAAGATGATGAGGTTTTTTAATGTGGGGAGTGAGAGGAAGTACAGAGAAGCTATTAAAGTGATTGATGAATTTGCAATGGAAGTGATAAGGCTTAAGGAGAAGAAGTGGGAGCTCATGGAAGGCAACGCGGATTTTAGCAGTGAGGACTTGTTGTCGAGATTCATGGGTTCAACTTTGGATTTTGGGTTTCCAGATCAAGATGAGAAGAGGAAGTTCTTGAGAGATATTGTCATTAGTTTTGTACTTGCAG GGAAAGACTCGACCTCAACAGCATTGACATGGTTCTTTTGGTTGATGTCCGGGCATCCTCGATGCAAAAACTTGATCTACAAAGAATTATCATCTGCAGTTCCAGGGTCCGGGAACTGGTTAGAAAGTTTTAGGTATGAGGAGCTGAAGAGGTCTCATTATCTTCAAGCAGCTCTTTCAGAAACGCTGCGCTTGTTCCCCCCTGTGCCAATAAATTCAAGGTTAGTGTTAAGAGACGATGTTTTGCCTGACGGAACTCGTGTTGGCAAGGGATGGTTTGCTGATTACTCAGCTTATGCAATGGGGCGGATGGAGAGACTTTGGGGGCCTGATTGTAGGGAGTATAAGCCAGAGAGATGGTTTGATGGTGATAAAAATTATCAACCTGTTGATCAATTCAAGTTTCCAGTGTTTCATTGCGGTCCAAGAATGTGTTTGGGGAAGGAGATGGCTAATGTGCAGATGAAAGTCATTGCTGGTGCAGTGATGAACATGTTTGAAGTCGACGTTGTCGATGGTGGTGGTTGTGCTTCACGGATGAATAATCCACCTTATACATTATCGcttcttttgaaaatgaaaGGTGGGCTAAATGTAAGACTGAAAAGGAGAGAACAAGAGACATAA
- the LOC108192653 gene encoding photosystem II 5 kDa protein, chloroplastic — translation MAAVTMTSAFLGTGSSVTLAASAKQPMISVCRSNVVMSKASEVTKESFEVNNKNARRELMFAVAAAAACSVANIALADEPKRGSPEAKKKYAQVCVTNPTARICRN, via the coding sequence ATGGCTGCAGTGACTATGACATCTGCGTTCCTCGGGACAGGCTCATCAGTCACGTTAGCTGCCTCGGCAAAGCAGCCGATGATCAGTGTCTGCAGAAGCAATGTTGTCATGTCAAAGGCTTCAGAAGTGACTAAGGAGAGTTTTGAAGTGAATAACAAGAATGCGAGGAGGGAACTGATGTTTGCTGTCGCGGCTGCAGCAGCATGCTCGGTGGCAAACATTGCGTTGGCTGATGAGCCGAAGCGTGGAAGTCCTGAGGCCAAGAAGAAGTATGCTCAAGTTTGTGTTACCAATCCAACTGCTCGCATTTGTCGTAACTGA